AGACAAGCCAAATTGATAATGGTTGGGTAAAGGCAACATATTCCGAAGTTAATTATGTCTTGTATTCCGACATAATTTGATgtatattatagtaaattaagccaataaaatcaattttaattgaattttcacgaaaatggaacaagtggcgccatctctccggcgagcAGGACGAACTATACGGTTTTGAATCTGTAATTCCATTAGCTTCTATGCGCCGCCGCTAAATGGCGCCACATgtaccgttttttttttttcagtaCAATTCAATTAATGTAGATTTTATTAGCGTATGAATTGAATTAAACTGAAGTGCAAGACCAACTAACTTCGAATTGTTTTTACTTTACCaaacaattatcaatttttaaatattcttaggCTAATCCTAATTAGCCTGTTTTCTATCTTATGTGCCGGTACAAGatgagaactaattaaactacaatttcacaattctgtAGTTCACTTTGTTCTGTAAGGTAGCGCCACTTGTTCCATTATCCTAAAAACCCACCAAAAACCGTTTTACAGATATCTTCTTttgcaaacaatttttttaattttcgccCTTTGTGAAAACAAGAATTTTCTATTTCTCTAGTTTTACAATATACTGTCAGATGGCGATAATGTGTTATTTCAAAGAATATATTCATACCTGTAAAAACAAATTACCTACTTGTTAAAGTAATCATTTtacgtaaataattaattacgttatggctttcaaataataaatatttataatgtctTTTACAGCCTCCACAAAATTTAGTAATGAAATATACAAGCAGTACTAGAAGTATACAGTTGTAGGGGAAGGTAGCCTAATTTGgaccaattttatattattcactaTATAAAAGCATGGAAggagtattaataaaaattaagtagtaGAAAAGAAACTCACTAAGTGtagcttcaaaataaaaccatttatgaaattttaaatatcatttataataataaaaaataaattcaaaaaaatcttGTTATTGGTCCAATTTAGGAAACCGGTTTCCTTATTTGGACCGCTAGCTTCCTAAATTGGACCATTAGCTtttttaacgacaattacaacagTAGAACGTTTTAACTGCAGTACTAACTCCAGTACACGAAGTATGAATCCAAATGCGACATTTCATACATTGTATCATATCTTCTTCCTTGGTTTTTTTCACACAATGTACAAAACCATGAAccaccattttcttttttatgttttggcattttgtcaaagtttggtgaacttatttttttaaagtttttaaagTTTATTCGGTCTAACTGCGATTTGTAAGGGCTGCTTGTTACTTTCACTGCTTTCTGGGCTATTGGCGCACAGCAAGAAGACGAAGGACCGTCTggattttgatttttctttgcTCGCGGTGATATTTCTTCAAGAACTCTCCTAAATTGTTTACTCTCGTTGTCACTTCTATCTTCTTCATCATCACTGCTAGAAGTTGTAATGTGGTTGTCGAAATTGAACCGGTCCAATTTCGGCAACTGTTTTCGGTCCAATTTCGgcaacttgaatattttatacttaatattatacaaaaacgTCAGATTAACATAACCTCATAAAATTATAACAGGAAATTATAGATAGATAAGTAAGCTTTGTGATGATATAATAAAACCTGTAATTACTTACGTTTGGACGAATTAACGGCTTTCACTCTTAcatcaaaataacaaatttgctTCGTAGTCAAACAAATAACACTTCTCTCAATGTAACCATGAGACGTTTCTTCACAAACACGATTGCATTAATCTCGTCTACATCTACGTATAACAAGTTGCCTATCTAAAATCGCACAGATTTTATCAATCTTTGGATATCCAAATTAGGCGACGGTCCAAATTAGGCTACCTTCCCctaatacaatataaatttacaatattcacgAAAGTACAAGTTAAAAGTAAAATACTTAAACATTTGTTGATATTCTCTAACATTACATGTTCactattattgtaattaaaatattgaaggaACGAAATCCTTTATATTCACGGATCATTATTTTGCTACTGATTTAAAGTGATATAtgaaattgaaatatgaaattgatatatgaaataatcatgcacatatgtatgaaCTGTTCCTGGGTAGTTTTCTCTTGAAGAAACACAAAATGTGATTATTAAGACTGCAACTAAATTCGTAATCTTTGTATACATGTACACTTTgtgtaaaaattgttcaattgcCATCTTAAATAGGTCcgcatattattacaaatacatTAACATACTGTCGATTTAATTAGAgtttaaagattaaaaaaaatacatttgaTTTTAGTTATTATCagacaatttaattttataacatataaTTAAAACAGGAAAAAGTTCATTTGTTCCcagtttgaaaatataacaacgaaaatataattaaagttgttTCAGCGTATTCCTCGTAAAGAAAACAATTTAAGAAACCGCGTGCAGATAATGGGAGACATCAATGCACAAAATGGTATCCAGTAGATGCACGTTTATTGATGGAAAATGAGCGGAGCgaataaaattgtgaaactaATGATCACTGAAGTAATGACTTGCACGCGAGGATAGAACGAAATGGcggaaaataattttcaattaaaatggtGAATGCATTAAAATCACTGATTCCataattctaatttaaaaaaaaagaatgtttCTTTGAATCAATTATATGGTAATTTACAGTATTTACAATGTTTACAATATAGTAATGTGCGTTATGTAATTTACATTACGAATGATgtagaattaatttataattttagcatTTTGAGAGTTGGGTACTTAGGGTACTTATAGGTATACATAtagatatttttagaatttacgaattttgggctttggagatttagaaatttacgaatttttgaatttggtggTTTAGAAAGATAgcaattttaagatttagagatttggaaacttaggaattttaggatttgttgATATGGAATTTTAGCAATTCTAAAACTtcttgatttggaaatttaagaattttgggaatcgaggatttgaaaatataggaattttgggatttggagatgtggaaaattagaaatatgaaggttttgaaagttttaaaactttgtgatttagaaatttagaaagtttagaatttcgacatttgagaatttgagaatttaagaatttgagaacttcaagatcgggaatctgagaattcgagaatttaagaatttgacaatttcagaaCTTGCGAATTTGGcactttaacaatttgacaacttgagaacttgcgaatctgacaatctgacaatttttaattctaaattctaatatattattacattttcatgAGCCATCTTATTCTATCATAAATGACGCGTTAAATCAAAAAAACTGTTTTCCACCATTGTAGAGTTAATTGCCAAACGTTATTTCCGTTAGAGGGATACATGAAGTTAAAAAAGCACAACGTTCTGTATGTGTATCGATCAGAAATGGAGAACAAATTTATTGCCGAGGAACAAAGTGCCGGTAAAATAGTACAAAATCACAGTTTATCGAGGGCGCGATTATTTTTGCCACCCTTACTCGGATTGCAGTTCGGATGATTGATTTCCCTGATTGCATAGCGAGTTATTCGCGCTACGTTCAATCGGTGCCATTGAAAGATTCAATTCGAtctcgaataaaatttattttcaaaacagTCGCTGCAATTTGCTCTACGATCATAAACATTCGTACTGATGAATctctgtttttaattttttcgaattaattgcaaaattgagcTATATCGTTTTGCGGGAATTATTGGTTCAACAGAAtacgtataaaatattaaattcaaatgaaaatttcttacaataattctgttacatattatttaatacatcATACAAATTGTGTAATGATGTTGTAATAGTTGAATAGCAACTGATGTAACGATTTTTACGATGTAATTGACATATTTAATTAGACAAAATATAAACTTTTGCTATTTGTTTGAAATGTCGCATAATTTATGCATTAACTAAGTGTCGAATTTTCAGTACTTGTAGCAATGAAAAAACTAAGTAAAAGCCGTTAGAGCATGTTTACATTGCAATAGAAATAAAGTTGGACAATTTGTTTAACCAAAACATTTGACTGAACAGCACATGCATGTTCCAACCAAATCTAATTCGATTTAATGTAGCATAACCTAGCTAAACTAACCGAATTAAACTTAACCTAAACAAAACTCACTTCGTTAAATTATACGTAAACATATATAAATCAAACAACATCTTATTACATCACACTTAACCTTATTAAAATAAACCTGATGTTATTAAATCACGCCTAAACATACCTCACTTAAACAAACCTAACCTTATTAAAACACATATAAATATACCTAACCTTACCAAACTACCTTACCTAACCTATTATTTCCACTATAGATTGCTTACAGATAAGAAaaccttattattatctactgaTATTACTATCTTCATCTTTTTTCAGGAATATTCTTGTccttctttcaaaataaactgttCATATGAAATGACACTATAATCGTCCATAAAAAAGATTATGTATATCATACgagattaaaaagaaaattcctCAACAATATTTGTATCTTTACTAAAAATACTATTCTGGGTAAAATACTATTTTACCCAGAACTGACTCTGAGTAATTTTCTCCTAAATTTTTCTTCTCGATTTTGATCAAGAATCTCATTAATTTATTCCAAAGTTTTCAGCACATTGCGTGCACGAGCCCGAAAGGGTGTCAACGAAAAAACAGCGAGTCTTGCATGCTCACATTATCACCATTATATTGCCTAAGGTCGAACAATGCGAACCGAGGCACGTTTCGCGCGTTTTTGACGACACTCAAAAAATGGCTGTCGTCTCTATGCGACAGAGATGCTGGTCGCTTCTCTTATCCGCAGGACACTTAGTAGCACTTACTCTTATCTTAATGACCGGGGACGCGCGTAGCGTTAATGGTTCCTTTAAAATTAGCACGTGGAAACGTTACGAGAGTACtctaaaatttttcgaaaaaaaCCGTCACGCGACGGTGTTAGCGTGTACGCGCCGCTGTCAGTGCATTCCGATAAATGACCGGTTCTTCAGAGTCGCGATTCTGGAGCAACCGTAAAAGAGCGATCGAGTCAGCCATTATCCGTAAACTGACAGACCGTTTTGGGCCCGAAAGCTTGAATATtaagtaaatgtaataatttaacgcTCATGTAACGCGAAATCAAGACCAttccttttctttcttcttcatttGTGGGTTTGATACTATCatttgaatttgtgaattataaGCAACGAATTATATCACACTTTTTAGCTTGTTGTATGTAATGTGCTCCATTTTTATATCGTCAAATGGTGTCAACATAtggttcaaaataaataaatatcctCTGGGTGTTCTGTAAATTGTAGTACAATATGGCAGCGCAAAATAGTCGCCGTTAACCTAAAATGACGGCCATTTTGAGCCAGAAAGAATATTAAGTAAGTGCAATAACTTAgcttaaatttaggaatttgagaacttaggactGTGAAGATGTGGAGATTGAGAAATATGGCAGTATTGAACTTTTTGTGATTTGCAAATTGAGGAGTTTGGTAAgtcgagaatatggaaattagggaatttaggaattatataatttagtgatttgtgaACTTTTCACATTCTCAGCATAGAGAACAAAATATTAAGAACCATAATTAATTCAAAAGTTTAATTTCAAACACTGTCACGATGATTATGAATACTCTTGCCCCTTTTTAATCCCTTGCATTacgatttgtcaggtgcgtcagtcagaactaactaaTCAACTGCaatataaaaacagaaaaagaaagttgaagtgttatgtcaattttgtattcattcTTGTAGAATTatgcttaaccctttgcactcctatgtcgagtgtTGCTCGACATctcatttctcttggatcttataaataattcagataaatggttgaatatatatatgtatattgatttatttactatttataataactgAAAAacgtatttgtcacatacttcACACTGTTGCAATATATTTCATTGAGAATCCCTctttgatctattttgtaaatgaaaggGTTGATAGGTAATAGATATTAAGGGGTGCAAAGTGTTAAACTTACACAAAAcagaacttcaaattgaaacttATTAACTCGAATAAGATTTATTACGattgaagtacgagtgcgtcacagcaAAAGATTAATAGATaagatatttcataatttcaattcCCACAAGAAAAAAATCGCTTTCCATTCTGCGTAAGAGAAACGACATAATACGCGTCGTGCCCTGTTTATCGCCCAAACGAGTtacgtaaaaattaaaacagGTGATCAAGGTAGTGAACAGACAGGCTACTTTGACTGATATTGTAAGACTCGGAACGGATCATTGATCTAACAAGTCAGCCGTGACACTTGAACAGTCCATTGTTTTACGTTCACACCCGGTGCACAGCTCAAGTTAAAGCAACTTTTGTTCGCTGCTCGACCGCAAGAAAAAGGTACAAATTCAGATCAGTTGCCGAGAAATATGCACGATCGGAATCCACAATTACGCTTTCATATCGATTTATGGCATAACGGTACCTGAAATACACAATATTCGTTTCTATCACGCGAATCAACTGCACAATAATCGCTGCCAGTTGCTGCATAACTTTGAAACATTATCCCCATTATTTGTTCAAAATGTGATCGCCAGGTTTTTACCTGTAACCTGAGGTTTTCACCTTACGTCCGTAATTTCTCGATACGTTTCTGTGCAAGTTTTACTACTCTATACGTAACGGAGTCAAAAAATTAGTTGCATTTGCAGAGAACTTTTTGTGCGAAGGTAAGAAAATGTGGAGTATTCTTTCGTCTTTCGAATGTTATTACAAAATTCACAAGTAAACGATTTTTATGTAATCTCAGGTTTACGATCAATTTACGgacagttttatatttttaatgctaggaaaatttttgaaatttaagtaacgttaaaataatataagttcttagaatttgaggatttgaggatttgagaatttgagaatttgagaatttgagaatttgagaatttgggaatttgggaatttgggaatttgggaatttgggaattggaggacttaagaatttggggacttgagagtttggtgatgtgaaaattacataatttttaaatttgggaaattcagaatttagtaatgtgaaaattacagaatttatggatttgaaacctcagaaaattgaaatttaaaaatttgagaatttgaaaagctgaaaattgagggatttgagaatttagagatctgagaatttgaggatgtgaaaattagaaaatttgaagattaaaaaatgtaggtatttgggtatttgggaatttgagaatttgaaaacttgaaaacttgaaaacttaaaaatttgaaaatttgaattctgaaaaatttgagaattctgaagTTCACAAGttcgtaaatttagaaatgtaaagagttaataaaattcctaataatttaattgtaatgcatgaattttttcatttttgcagATGGTCGTCACTCGCATCCTCCTCTTCTTCGTTTTCTCTTTGACGATGACGACAGTTATTTGCCAGACATTCCAATACAGCCATGGTTGGACGAACGGGAAGAGATCAGTATCTTCGATGTTAGAAGAACTCGTGAATTCCCCTAGCAAGAATGCAGCTCAATTAGACAATGTCCTTGTTAATTGTGAGCTACAGAAGCTGAGATTACTCCTTCAAGGAAATATTAACAGTCAAGTGAGTAATATATTTCTTGTAATCTTTGAATCCTTGCAAGATGAAATTATTTCGAGAGGTGTTGGTTATGAAACGCGTATTAAAGAGTGTACGTATGTACGATCGTATTAAACGTGTCTGTATTTCAATCTGTGTATTTTTAATACACTGATATTTGTTTAtcactattactgttattattattagtagcagtagtagtagaagtagtaatagtagtaatacTAGTTTATGTactaaaatttatacaatttaatatataaataccaTAATACATATAAAGGAGACCATtattaatagtaaatttatttaatatcttaacaaatttttattcaacatAAATCAACATATaatcttaataaatttatttcacaattttaagtTGCAACACAAGAGGAACATTAATATTCATTGTGAAATATAGATTTCACcattacataatttaatacaGAGTTCTgaacacaaaattataaaacattgcgattaatatttagaattaatatctttcaacaTACTTTATTAGTTTAATAGCTTCATTCTTTTACATGTATGTAGAAAGtgttaatatgtatacatattttatttttattttacaggtTCTGCAACATGTCTGTGACTTCTACGATTCCCCAAAGAGAAATATTCCTGAAATCGTGGTCAACGAACACTTTCGACGACAGTCATCTTCTACCagcaacaatta
The Megachile rotundata isolate GNS110a chromosome 5, iyMegRotu1, whole genome shotgun sequence DNA segment above includes these coding regions:
- the Crz gene encoding corazonin, encoding MVVTRILLFFVFSLTMTTVICQTFQYSHGWTNGKRSVSSMLEELVNSPSKNAAQLDNVLVNCELQKLRLLLQGNINSQVLQHVCDFYDSPKRNIPEIVVNEHFRRQSSSTSNNY